Proteins from one Microcaecilia unicolor chromosome 2, aMicUni1.1, whole genome shotgun sequence genomic window:
- the CCIN gene encoding calicin: MKLEFIEKNYGNNMLQCLNNQRKRQECCNLVVHVGKQAFFAHRGVLAAVSPYVKDLITSSDLKPTDELSITMDEGYMTPATMDQLLEYLYTGKVMLSEQNVEDLAWGSKFFTLLDLRTYCTDFLLKSLSKGNCLRYLTMADAYNMKEVEDQAYNCVKDGFHYLAGTRELLECPHKIFATLIKDDDLHVRNEDQVLLTLLQWVKFNLDDREKYFDNLFSFIKLSGISNQTLIALSSKEALIKRNARLMSQIEYILNDRKQDAPYNLVLYQRKGALVDVVVVLGGQKSDGKFSDGLFAYVIKENTWLKLTKMPYKAAALSATSVGKYLYVSGGASEQITGLRTACRYDIDGNSWTKLPDLPMGLVFHTMVACGGVVYTVGGSTAPRKYTNNIYRYDERKEKWTFAGKMSVPMDGAEVITKGGKTIYIVTGRCIVKGIISRVGVVDCFDTSIGEVVQCMTFPIQFKHRPLISFQNENVLSVQSHKQSLEINLQKIKANKSMKTVPLLPNNCKLDVCHAVCSIGDGKVFVCGGVISMDDKHDKLYTINENACMFNQKTGEWKVLAEPPEALDCAACCLAQIPSKFLRKGESN; this comes from the coding sequence ATGAAGCTGGAGTTCATTGAGAAGAACTATGGAAATAACATGCTGCAGTGTCTGAATAATCAGCGGAAGCGACAGGAATGCTGTAATCTGGTGGTGCATGTGGGCAAGCAAGCTTTCTTTGCACACCGGGGTGTACTGGCAGCTGTGAGCCCCTATGTGAAAGATCTGATAACTAGCAGTGATCTGAAGCCCACTGATGAGCTCTCCATCACCATGGATGAGGGGTACATGACTCCTGCAACAATGGACCAACTGCTAGAATACCTGTACACAGGAAAGGTAATGCTTTCTGAGCAGAATGTGGAGGATCTGGCATGGGGTTCCAAGTTTTTTACATTATTGGACCTCAGAACTTATTGCACGGACTTTCTCCTCAAGTCCCTGAGTAAAGGAAACTGCTTGCGTTATCTAACCATGGCTGACGCCTATAATATGAAGGAAGTTGAAGATCAGGCATATAATTGTGTCAAGGATGGCTTCCATTATCTTGCTGGCACCCGGGAGCTTCTAGAATGTCCTCACAAAATCTTTGCCACACTTATCAAGGATGATGATCTGCACGTTAGAAATGAGGATCAGGTCTTGCTTACCCTATTGCAGTGGGTGAAGTTCAACTTAGATGACAGAGAGAAATACTTTGATAACCTTTTCTCATTTATTAAATTGTCTGGAATCTCTAACCAGACCCTAATCGCTTTAAGTAGTAAAGAGGCACTTATTAAAAGGAATGCAAGATTGATGTCACAGATTGAATATATCCTAAATGACAGAAAGCAAGATGCACCTTACAATCTAGTACTGTACCAAAGGAAAGGGGCTCTGGTGGATGTAGTGGTGGTGCTTGGGGGACAGAAGTCAGATGGCAAGTTCAGTGATGGGCTTTTTGCTTATGTTATTAAAGAAAATACATGGCTAAAACTAACAAAGATGCCATATAAGGCAGCAGCACTCAGTGCAACCTCAGTGGGGAAGTATCTGTATGTATCAGGTGGTGCTTCTGAGCAGATCACAGGACTGAGGACAGCATGCCGATATGATATTGATGGGAATTCTTGGACCAAACTACCCGATCTTCCCATGGGTTTAGTGTTTCACACAATGGTGGCTTGTGGTGGAGTGGTGTATACTGTAGGGGGAAGCACAGCACCAAGAAAATACACCAATAATATATACAGATATGatgaaagaaaggagaagtggACTTTTGCTGGAAAAATGAGTGTGCCCATGGATGGTGCTGAGGTGATTACTAAAGGAGGTAAAACTATCTATATAGTGACCGGGAGGTGTATAGTGAAGGGAATTATCTCAAGAGTAGGAGTGGTAGACTGTTTTGACACTAGCATTGGAGAAGTTGTACAGTGCATGACCTTCCCCATTCAATTTAAACACAGACCTCTTAtttcttttcaaaatgaaaatgtaCTCAGCGTGCAAAGTCACAAACAGAGCTTGGAGATAAACCTTCAGAAgattaaagcaaacaaatcaatgaaAACTGTGCCCCTGCTGCCAAATAACTGCAAGTTAGATGTATGTCATGCAGTATGCTCTATTGGTGACGGCAAAGTATTTGTATGTGGAGGAGTAATTTCTATGGATGATAAACATGACAAACTCTATACTATCAATGAAAATGCCTGCATGTTCAACCAAAAGACAGGGGAATGGAAGGTCTTGGCTGAACCTCCAGAAGCTTTAGACTGTGCAGCATGTTGTTTAGCTCAAATACCAAGCAAGTTTCTACGTAAGGGTGAATCTAATTAA